The Nitrospira sp. genome contains a region encoding:
- the fabG gene encoding 3-oxoacyl-[acyl-carrier-protein] reductase, producing the protein MLLQGKTAIVTGAAQGIGRAIAECLAQAGADIAVADLDPSRSLETVGLVEKLGRKALNLKVNVADANDTKAMVEQVLKAWGKVDILVNNAGITRDGLLLRMKEEDWNLVLQINLNGTFNCTKAVLQPMTKQRYGRIVNIASIVGVIGNAGQANYSASKAAVIGFTKTVGREYASRNVTVNAVAPGFIDTAMTHGLPADVKDTLLKQIPLGRLGTPADVAAAVRFLVSEDAAYITGHVLHVNGGMLMV; encoded by the coding sequence CGATTGTCACCGGCGCTGCCCAAGGAATCGGTCGGGCCATTGCCGAATGCCTTGCCCAAGCGGGGGCCGACATCGCCGTGGCTGATCTCGACCCAAGCCGTTCGTTGGAAACGGTCGGCTTGGTCGAAAAGCTAGGGCGCAAGGCGTTGAACCTTAAAGTCAACGTGGCCGATGCCAATGACACCAAAGCGATGGTCGAACAAGTCTTGAAGGCCTGGGGGAAAGTCGACATCCTCGTCAACAATGCGGGGATCACTCGCGATGGATTGTTGTTGAGGATGAAGGAGGAAGATTGGAATCTGGTGCTTCAGATCAATCTGAACGGCACCTTTAATTGCACGAAAGCGGTCTTGCAGCCGATGACCAAGCAGCGGTACGGTCGTATCGTCAATATCGCCTCGATCGTCGGAGTAATTGGGAACGCGGGGCAGGCGAATTATTCGGCTTCAAAGGCGGCCGTCATCGGGTTCACAAAAACCGTTGGTCGGGAATATGCCAGCCGTAACGTGACGGTGAATGCGGTGGCGCCCGGTTTCATCGATACGGCGATGACTCATGGACTACCGGCCGATGTGAAAGACACGTTGCTGAAACAAATCCCGTTGGGGCGGCTGGGTACGCCCGCGGATGTTGCCGCGGCCGTCCGATTTCTTGTGTCCGAAGACGCGGCCTACATTACGGGTCATGTCTTGCATGTGAACGGCGGGATGTTGATGGTGTAA
- the fabF gene encoding beta-ketoacyl-ACP synthase II → MSQGTSDPGTRRVVVTGLGLVTPLGTGVDKTWKALCAGESGIGRITKFDPTGYDAQIAGEVKDFDPARFIEKKEIKKMDAFIHYAVGAAQLAVDDAGLKVTPEEATKVGVYIGSGIGGLGSIEHYHEVLKGKGPGRVSPFFIPMTIINLASGQVAIRIGAKGPNSCAVTACATGNHCIGDAYRLIQRGEADVMVAGGAEAAVTPLGVAGFAAAKALSFRNDEPTKASRPFDKDRDGFVLGEGAGVVVIEELNHALRRGVRIYGEIIGYGMNSDAYHITAPPEEGEGAVRCMELALKDAKIRRDQIGYINAHGTSTMADAIETRAIKQVFGEQAFRIPVSSTKSMTGHLLGAAGGIEAVFSILALFHGVLPPTINLDNPDPACDLDYVPNKARPTAIQMALSNSFGFGGVNACLIFKRLDA, encoded by the coding sequence ATGTCTCAAGGAACGTCTGATCCGGGCACACGGCGTGTGGTGGTCACCGGTTTGGGACTGGTCACTCCATTAGGCACGGGTGTCGACAAGACCTGGAAAGCGCTCTGTGCCGGCGAGTCCGGGATCGGCCGAATCACCAAGTTTGATCCGACGGGATATGACGCTCAGATTGCCGGTGAGGTCAAAGATTTTGACCCTGCTCGGTTCATCGAGAAAAAAGAGATCAAGAAGATGGATGCGTTCATCCACTATGCGGTGGGCGCCGCCCAGCTGGCTGTGGATGATGCCGGCCTCAAGGTGACGCCGGAGGAGGCCACAAAGGTCGGGGTCTATATTGGCTCCGGGATCGGCGGGCTTGGGTCGATTGAGCATTATCATGAGGTGCTCAAAGGTAAGGGACCTGGGCGGGTCTCACCGTTTTTCATTCCAATGACGATCATCAACCTCGCTTCCGGGCAAGTGGCGATTCGGATCGGGGCCAAAGGGCCCAACTCGTGCGCGGTGACGGCATGTGCCACGGGCAACCATTGCATCGGAGACGCCTATCGCCTGATTCAACGGGGTGAGGCCGATGTCATGGTGGCCGGGGGGGCCGAAGCGGCCGTGACTCCGTTGGGCGTGGCAGGATTTGCGGCGGCCAAGGCCTTGTCGTTCCGGAATGATGAACCAACCAAAGCGAGCCGTCCATTCGACAAGGACCGGGATGGGTTCGTGTTGGGTGAGGGTGCGGGCGTGGTGGTGATCGAGGAACTGAATCATGCCCTTCGACGGGGGGTTAGAATTTACGGCGAAATTATCGGGTATGGGATGAACAGCGACGCGTATCACATTACGGCGCCGCCTGAAGAGGGTGAGGGAGCCGTCCGCTGCATGGAATTGGCGCTCAAGGACGCCAAAATCAGACGCGACCAGATCGGGTATATCAACGCGCATGGCACATCGACGATGGCCGATGCCATTGAGACGCGGGCCATCAAACAGGTGTTCGGTGAACAAGCCTTTCGCATTCCGGTCAGCTCGACCAAATCCATGACCGGTCATTTGCTGGGAGCAGCGGGCGGGATTGAAGCCGTCTTCAGTATTCTGGCGCTTTTCCACGGAGTGCTCCCGCCCACGATCAATCTCGACAACCCGGATCCCGCCTGTGATTTGGACTACGTCCCCAATAAAGCGCGGCCGACTGCCATTCAGATGGCATTGTCCAACTCGTTCGGATTCGGCGGGGTGAATGCGTGTTTGATCTTCAAGAGACTGGACGCCTAA
- the acpP gene encoding acyl carrier protein — protein sequence MATVEERVKKIIAEQLGVEEDEVTPEASFVEDLGADSLDTVELVMALEEEFSIEIPDEDAEKILTVGKALDYIKEKS from the coding sequence ATGGCAACAGTTGAAGAGCGCGTGAAGAAAATTATTGCTGAGCAGCTCGGTGTGGAGGAAGACGAGGTGACACCGGAGGCCTCCTTCGTTGAAGACCTTGGGGCGGATTCGCTCGATACCGTCGAGCTTGTGATGGCACTCGAAGAAGAATTCTCGATCGAAATCCCCGATGAGGATGCGGAGAAGATTCTGACCGTTGGGAAGGCATTGGACTACATCAAGGAAAAGTCATAG